The DNA region GATCCGATAGAAAGAAATCAAACAACTAGAGGAAGAGAAAGACCTAGAAAGACTATAAGAGAAATTATTAAGAAAGATCTCGAGATAAATGATTTGGATAGAACATTATGGCGAAGGCATGGTCTTGGATAGAACATTAAGAAAGATCTCCATATAGTTAATCCATGTAGTCGACCCGACTTAGCAGGCTAAgacttggttgttgttgttgttgtattgaATGAATAGGAAAATGGAAGAAAAAGATAGTAGGGAGCCACTCCTAGAAATCGAGTGCTATAGTAGTTAATAGAAATTTGAACCAAACATGGAAATAAGTTATTGATGGTAGAACATGTCTACGACCAAAACATACCTACACTATAGAGGATGCGGTTGTCTTTCTCTTAAAGTACAAACATCAGACCTATGTGTGTCTGTGCATCTTGATATTTTAGTCGGAGAGTTGTGGCCTATGAAGCACAGACACCCCAAAAATGACTTTGACACTGACATGGCAATACCGATAgtaatttgaaaaaataaataaattaaacgTAATCAGCAAGTGTCGATGCAGGTGTCTGACACCGACATGGACACGCCTCTTTTCAGAAGTGTCAGTGCTACATAGGTTGCGGCTATTTTATCTAATATTCCACTTGTTTCCCCTTATGGGGTATTTTAGGTAACTATCCTCCCCCACAACAGAATTTGATTTGGTAGAAGATATATAAAATTTTGTGAATATGTGCATGTAAGTTTAAATATTAACTCCTCCACCACATATACGTGGGACAGAGATGTTCCTTTCACTTTCCTCTATTCTTTATCTCATGTTCAAAGGTAGACCATTTAAATCCAAATCTATCTTAATGGTATGGATAATAATTTCCCTCCGTCTCTCCCATAAACAATTGCCCTATTGGGTTTTCTTTAATTTGGTCTACCCCTCTTAACGAAGCTACTGGCCAAATCACTTAAGCTGACACCGCAATTTCTTTTCTACATTAGGAGTTTACTTGACTTTTTCTCTAATGATTTCATTCTTAATGATCAAAGAAATCTTATTTAAACAACACTATATTTAACCAATATCATATTTCCTCTTTTGTTACTTAAGTTCTAGCCATTTAAGTAAAGACAACTGGAAAAAAGTTTCACGTTGGCAATCTCATCCTGTCTGGTGGCTAGACATACCATTTTCTAAAATTATATGTTTGCAAATCATTCAAAGTCAATCAATTTCGGTGTAGAAGGAGTATGATGTGGATTAGTGTTTGTCATACTGGTGTTATAGTCTGTAACATTCTATAAACCTTTTTTGTCTGTTTGCAGTGTTTAACTTGGAGAAAACATTCAAAACAACGTTCTCTTTGCTCGTACTTCACATGTGGTTTTACTTGCGCCGCATTAAGCAAGAGGGAAGTGAGGGTGTTGAATTTGGCCAATACCTTTATGAAATTTACAATCACGATGTGGAGCTTAGAGTCTCCAAAGCTGGGGTCAGTTGTCTTCTACAAATAGATATAGATATAATATTTTTACCATAAATTATTTTTCTTACAAATTTTCCCAAATAGTTTGAGTACATGTATAATTGGCCTCTCTTGTTGAATTATGGTAATTTAATTTGAAATGCAGGTTAACCTACTATTGATTAAGTGGATGAAGGAGCTTGAGAAGATTTTTTATGGGAACATTGTTGCTTATGATGCTGCTATACTGCCAGAAGCTAAACCGGGTGATTTCGCTAGTATTATATGGAGGTATGTTTTGATATGAACTTATCCTCTTCACTATTCTTTTTGCACCCATTGAAAGTAGGAAACTTCCGATCAATCATTCGCCTGTTTGCCACCGTTTTGAATATTGATAGAGTGAAGAAGCAGTCCCATTGCATTACTTCATATGAATTTTCTACTTTATTCAAAGTTATTAAAGTATGGGTTTTAGATAAAAAGGATTAGAGAAGTACTAAGAGCTTGAAAATTATGGATAATAACTTGATTGTAGCTTATACAGAAAACTAAACACTATCCCCTATTCTCAGAATTTGGGTTGAgcctaactcatccctacaaaaccggcttgtaggGTGAGGATTACCCCCATTTATAAACACAACACATGCCATATCTCTAAGTAATGTGAGACTAAATCCACCCCTTCAAAGCCAACATAATGAAGGTGTTAGGGGCTGCAATGAAGGCAAGCCAAAGAGCCGCAATTAAGGCGACTAGGGATGGACCGCAATTATGGCGGAAAGTCCAACACACCCCTTCACGCTTGGGCCTCAATGAGCCCGAAGCGTGGATGATGCAGGAAGCCCAACAATGGATCTAGGGTAGACTCTGATACCATCTCAGAATTTAGGTTGGGtctaactcatccctacaaaaccgGCTTGTAAGGTGAGGATTGCCCCCCTTATAAACACAACACAAACAATATCTCTAAGATTATAAACTCAGGATACATGACTCCTAGTCATCATTAAATAGAGAAATCAGGACACAAATCATAATAATAATTCAGAAATATAAAATCAATTCCTAAGAGATAGTCTTAGATAATTTAAGATTATAAACTGGTCTTGAAAAATAAACTAATATGCTCTTATATAATATCTTTGCAAGGATATTAGTATAATTGTATAAGATATTTTCTTATATTCTAATAAAAATGTTGAGAGTCCTGCATCAGATGAGATATGACTTGCAAATATGTTTATAAGTTGGAGTCATCCGTCATCTTACAAACCGGTTTTGTAGAGGTTAAGTTAAACACAACTCAAATTCTAAGAAAAAATATATCCTTGTGTTTTTTTCCAGGAATATATTCTCTGATGATGGTTCTTCAACACCAGACAAAGCTGCATTGCAATCTGTGCAGGTATGCCTTCTAAGTGATGTTAAAAAATTCATTATATATGTGGAACATATATTATATTGTGTGTGACGTCTCTAATGTAAGCTTCTGAAAATGCGACATTTCCTCAAAAGTCTATCTAAACCGAGATGTTGAACCGAGAGACCAATTCAAGTCGTACAATTTATTAGCCAATAAGCATATTCATCAGTCGTGTACTTCATTCAATTGACAGTTGAGATTCTCGGTTTACCATTCTGGCTTCGCTTGAAGAATTATCTTCATTCAATTGACAGTTGAGATTCTTTGTTTACCATTCTGGCTTTGCTTGAAGAATTATCGTTTATAATTTATATCTTTTGATATATTCTTAACATATTGGAGTCTCTCTGCCTGTCAAACCAGGGAGCATATAGTGGTTATCGCTGTCATTGCATGAGATTTTCGGATTTTTCTGTTGCATGAGCTTATAGTGATTATTGCTGTCACTGCTGATTTGCCTCTCTGTCTAGAATTGTTTCCAAAATAACAATATTGACTGTGTTGAAAAACTCTATCGGCACCACCTTTGttttttcttctctttctttGACGTGATGCTTATAACAACATTGATACTGAAATTCAAGCTTTTATGTAGGCATTGGCCAGGTATGCTCAAAGGGAAGTAAGTTGCATGACTTTAACAGGTAAATAATAGTAGCTGTTTCTGTATATAACATATTAAATATATTACTATGCAGATCTTATGAATATGTACTTTTCTGCTCTTTCCACTTTGCAATTTACAAGTTATGGAATTTGAAATGTGCAGATAAAGAAGCACTATTATCGGGGAATTTCACGTTTACCTCTTTGAAGCATGAGATCAAAAGCAAAAATGGGCACCAATTATAAAGTAATGGTTTCTAAATTTACAATTAAGTAAATGTAAAATACATGCTGTTGTCATTTTTTTCTCAATAATCACAATATAAGATTCTATTGTTCTCCATAAAGCTTTATTATTTAGTTAGTTCTTGCTCACATAAACAAGAAAAAAAAAGGCACAAGTGGTTGAAAATGTTTTTTTTTCTCCTTTTGTTCTCTGTTACAATTTATAGAGCTTGATAGCTTTAACTTTCTATCGCATATTTAAGGCATTACAGTGCAAAATATTAAACATTCAAAGGAGAAAGGAAtaagaaaaatcagaaaattcGAATTAATCCCGTGTTGCTTGACTATTCAAATAGAACCTTTTGTTCTTCAATTTCAACTAAATTATCAATTGAAGTTTTTCATCTCTTTAATACGATTTTTTATTATAATTGTTCATTATCCCTCAATCCATTCTTAATctttattttataaatgttttAAGTTGTCACTAATTGATCCTTTTATTGAGGGTCTGTTGGTTAGAAGGGTTTTAGAGATGATTTTGAAGGATATGTCTATATCTTATTATATACTTAAgattttaattattatttttgaaaGAACATCATAATATATAATCATCATGTAATGATATAATTACAATCATTTTTTGATAAATATTTTAATGTTTCTTAAATTTAAAGAAGTCATTCCCTTGTATTTTCCTAATTGTCCTCCCAAACGAACCTTTAAATTTGTTGGAATTTTTGTGTGGCATCTTAATAAATAAGCACACAAATTATGACAAGTTTTAATAATAATTGAAATCAATTTAAAAAGTTGTATCTTAAAATTAATGATAGGATATACACGTTATGATATTATTGCTTGTATATATTTTGGTGGTAGTTCAGATTTATTTTGTGCATAGCAAAACAAAAAAATGGATTCGTTTGAGGGAACACAAAATGAATTCGTTTGAGGGGGGCCGTAATAAGAGACAAATTGGTACGATTTTGCTTTTGTTGAATTCAAACTTTAAAAATTTCTAACCTACAATTTATAAGATTTTATTAAACTCCACGTTAGTCCCTATATTTATTTCGTCACATAAATTCAATAAAACTATCCGTTTTAAAATATTTGTTATTTAAAGTTTTTGTACATATCTGAAAAAAATTGTCATAAgatattatattttttattaaattaagTATAGATTTAGtaattaaataatataattgAAAAAATAACAATCATTTTTAAGTGAAAATTAcatttattttaaaacaaatgtAATTTGTTAAAACCATTTTGAAAGGAGgaaatatattttaaataaaaaatattcaaaCTTTTATTTTTTTGACAATATTCAAACTTGAGACCTGAAAAGAGTAACAAAGGCTGAAAATTTTCTTCTATCAAACATTGATTTGTAATTCTCAAATAAACTAGAACATTTATTTATAATAATCTCAAGGGTTATAAAAAATTGAAGTGTCAATTTTGATACAAGTAGTACAAAACATATAGCCTCACAAGTCACATCCATTTTCCCTCCCATCCCATCACCACACTCTGGTTTTCTCTTCTTTTTTTACTATAAATAAATATCTTTTCTTCTTTACTCTAATTTTTTTAAATACTTTAGTTTATAATTATcaataattaatttaaattattaaattataaaaaatattgCTGTAATAAATTAAATCATAAATTAACCGCTCATTAACACATTACAATTGAATTATCTCATAATATTTAAAATTTTCCTctttattttaaataaataattaattaaattataaaaatagAATTGCATGAAGAAAACTTCAAAATTTAATATCGTAAAATATAAAACTTTTTACAATAAATTATGGAAATTAAAAAAGTTAGTTGAAGTATTAATTTTATAGACTATTTTGTATAATTTTATAAGTTATTTTTAAGAAAAAGAATTATATAATATATGCAAGAATATTTAATGCAAATTGTAGAAATAAATTTAATATAATTAGATATATATGTGTGTGAGGAAGTAATAATGTATTTTGAAATGTGAAGAAAATGACTTAGTATTCGTTTCCAAAGATATTTTATATATGATCATCAACTAAATCTTCACATGAATTTATTAATCAAAAAAGGAATGTTTTTAACATAATAAAATTAATAGAAAAAAAAgtgaaaaggaaaaggaaaagacaTGTAAAATAAAATGAAGCATAAAGACACTAAGAAACAGCCATTGTCCTTATATACATACACTTCTATCATCTCATCCAAATCATAAACTTCATTCACCATTATTCCCACTTCATCACAGCCTGTAACACCTTCAAAGAAACAAACAATTTTTTAAGATAACTTAAAATATTTTCAACTGTTCCATGttctctctcttttatttttggTTTTGATTCTAAGTTAAAGCTACTTTTCTTTTACAACAGTTTATACATTCTGTGAATCTTGTGAATCTGGTTTTTTCCATTCAGCATGTGGGAATCTGAGAGTGATTCAGCTGCAAGACACAAATATGGAGATGGAATTCTCACTTCAAATAAACATAGTGTTAAGACTCAAGGATTTCTTCAAAGAGGAAACTCTTGGTATGTTAATTAATTTTTGCTTCATTAGTAACACTTTAGTATCCTTTGAAAATGTTACTAAAAATCTAGTGTTTTTTTAATGCAGGTATGTTGCAACTGATATTCCAAGTGATTTTCTTGTTCAAATTGGAGAAGCTAATTTCCACTTGCACAAGGTATCTTTCAATTCATTCAATCTATGCTTTTTCCTAATTTTTAGGTTAAATATGTTTTTAGTCTGTACAAAACTTGGCCATCTTTCGAGTTTAGTCCTTGTTAAAATTTTCTATATGTTGAGTGTGATTTGTGGTTTTTGTTGTGAAAGTATCCTTTAATATCTCGAAGTGGAAAGATGAGTAGAATCATATACGAATCGCGCGAACCGGATGTGAATAAGATAGTTATGAATGATATTCCGGGTGGATTTGAGGCATTTGAACTTGCGGCTAAGTTTTGTTATGGAATTGCTGTTGATTTAACGGCCGGAAATATCTCGGGACTAAGATGTTCGGCGGAGTATTTAGAAATGACGGAAGATTTAGAAGAAGGGAATCTTATATTCAAAACCGAAGCATTTCTTAGCTATGTTGTTTTATCGTCATGGAGAGATTCTATAGTAGTTTTGAAAAGCTGCGAAAAGCTTTCGCCGTGGTCGGAGAATCTTCAAATTGTTCGAAGATGCAGCGAGTCGATAGCTTGGAAAGCTTGTGCTAATCCAAAAGGGATAAGGTGGTCATACACGGGAAGAACATCGTCGAAAATTTCTAGTTCGAGATGGAATAGCAGTAGTAATAATAATGATATGATGAAAGATGCGACGAGTCCGAGTAGGAATCAACTAGTTCCTCCTGATTGGTGGTTTGAAGATGTTTCGATTCTTAGGATTGATCATTTTGTTAGAGTCATTACTGCTATTAAGGTTAAGGGAATGAGATTTGAGTTAATCGGTGCTGCGATAATGCATTATGCAACAAAATGGCTACAAGGGTTGGTTAGTGAAACAACAATCACATTCGACGAAACGAGCAATTACGGTATCGGTAATAGTCATAGTAGTAGTAGTAGTGGTAGCGGTAGTAACTGGATTAAAGGCGGCGGTGGTGGACTTCATATGGTTGTATCGGGCGGAACAAGAGACGAAACTTCAACTCTTCAAGCAAAAGAACAAAGAATGATCATTGAGAGTCTCATAAGCATTATTCCTCCTCAGAAAGATACGGTTTCGTGCACTTTTCTTCTTAGGCTTCTGAGAATGGCAATCATGTTAAAAGTTGCACCTGCGTTGGTTACGGAATTGGAGAAAAGAGTTGGAATGCAATTCGAACAAGCTACACTTACTGATCTTTTGATTCCTTGTTATAATAAAGGCGAAACAATGATGTATGATGTTGATCTTGTTTTGAGGCTACTCGAGCATTTTCTCGTGCAAGAACAAACCGAAAGTTCTAGTCCAAAAAGACAGTCAATTTCTGAGAATCATTTAGGAAGTAATCTTAATGCAAAAGCAAGAGTAGCAAGACTTGTTGATAGCTATCTTACAGAAGTTTCAAGAGATCGAAACCTTTCATTGACGAAATTTCAAGTACTCGCTGAAGCTTTACCTGAATCGGCCAGAACCTGCGATGATGGACTTTATAGAGCTATTGATTCCTACCTCAAGGTAATTATCTTAGTTTAACTTTTATTCCATTTTGATTTCGATTCTACGGTTGTTGGATTTCTTAACGGTGAAGTAAACTAATAGGCACATCCCACACTATCTGAGCACGAAAGGAAACGACTCTGTCGTGTAATGGATTGTCAGAAACTCTCAATTGACGCGTGCATGCACGCGGCGCAAAACGAAAGGCTCCCATTAAGAGTAGTTGTGCAAGTTCTATTCGCGGAACAGGTAAAGATAAGTACTGCACTATCCAATCCTTCTTTGAAAGATGTTGAAACCTTTACTCAACCAATGGTTACAAACCGAAAAACGCTACTCGAGGCGACTCCGCAATCATTCCAAGAAGGATGGACATCTGCTAAAAAAGATGTCAACACACTAAAATTTGAGCTGGAGAATGTGAAAGCTAAGTATTTGGAGCTTCAAAATGATATGGAAAATTTGCAGAAACAATTTGATAAGATGTTAAAGCAGAAGCAAAGTTCAGCTTGGAGTAGTGGTTGGAAGAAATTGAGCAAACTAACAAAGATGACAAATGTGCAAAACCATGATCATGATATTTCGCCTCGGAGTAATAATCTAGCTTCTGTAGAACAGAACAGAAAGAGTACTAGAAGATGGAGAAATTCAATATCTTGATTCCTATAAGATGAGAAAAATTCTCAATTGATTCTAGCCAATATGTATTTTTCATATTCAATCACAAAATGATTTTGCTCAAGTTTTATGTAAAAATCTTTTGATTCAATCCTCTTTGTATTCATTTCCAAGGAGCATATTCAATCAGATATAAAAGAGAATTATGTATCAGAATATTTATAGATTATAGTGTTATATTATGAGGATGAAATTAATTAGCAAAATAAAGTTCATAAGAATATTTATAGATTATAGTGTTATATTATGAGGATGAAATTAATTAGCAAAACAAAGTTCATAAGTAGGGAAGAGAGAAGAAAGCAACAAGATTTGTACTCCAACATAAAATCATGTCATCATGCATAAATAAATATCAGTTTAATAGAATGATAGAAACTTTGAAAAATGTTTTTATTCGATAtgtaatttatttatttttgatgGGGATCAGGATTGTTGATGGTTGTCCTTGATGTGGTGGTGCAGACGGTTACGATGCGGTTGTGCCGGATGGACCTACAAGGTTAACACTCTAACATTAAAGTCAATGAACGAATGAAAAGGGATCGAGTGAATTATAAATAGAATCATAACTTTTTATTGCTAACACGGTGGTTTATATGATGGAAGGCAATTGGACGTACGCAGTATTGACCCTATGACCAATCAAGAACAATTGCCCTCAAAATTTGCTGTTGTGTGATGTACAAAGAAGCTTTTCAATAAATTGGGTCGTGTATCCTTAGTCGGAATCTTGTATTGATAAGTGGAATAGACTTATGAACAACTGCATTAAATGTTAGTCTCATCATTGAGACGTTTCACGGATTTTTCTTCACACGTGGTCATAGGTTTGTAGGTTAGGGCGTGACGCTTTCCCGTAGAGTGCTCGAGTGCACTCAAGTATCGTTATATTTTTGAGGTGAAATCTGACCGTTGATTTTTAGTATTCCTGTTTTTTGTTATTCTGCATTGTTAAATCATTCATCTTGCTTCATTATATAAAGGTTGTCTTGTCTTTTCAAATAATTTGTGCTCCCTCTTCCAATTGATACTCACTATTTCTTCGCAAATCCATTCTTCTTTGATAAATTCTCGTGACCTCTAATTTTTCTACATATCCTTTCTATTTGGGTCCATTGTTCATGATTCATCCTCATTTTCAAGTTTCTCTTTCTTCTAGTTATTTCTTCGCTCGACTTCTTTACTCGGGTACCATTTCTAACCCATTTTTCCTTACATTTGTTGCTTAGCTTTCTTGTCTTTATAATGGAAAATATAAAAAGTATTCCTAAATCATAATGAATGAACTTGATGGTTGAGATTCTCCATTATCAAAAATATATGAAAATCTAGATGTCCCAAATGTTGATCCCGTAGAAGTTACTAGTCTCAACCCCAATTTTATTGTACGTAGTGTTTCTATTAAGAAAATTACTGATGAATTTTTTGAAGAATATGGAGAGGGGAATTCTAGTAACCTTAATTTGATGGAGGTGACTATTTGTTTTTCTTCCTCTATCAAGTCTCACACGAATCTAGATGTTGTTATAGCGGCTTGAGATGAGCGGGAAGCTCTCTTTTTCGCCACTACGTTTAGAGTGGAACTTGACCGGGACCCTAGTGATATAAAGATTATTGGATCATATTACATTTTGGTGCAACAATGCAGTTTCTAATCCGAATTATTATTTTTATGACATCCAGGAATACATTACTCGACAGGTACATGCAAGTTTAATGGAACCGACAGCCGCTCACTGTAACACCCTACTTCCATCAAGTAGGATGTCAATCAACATACAAACAACTCATACTTGAACCACGTGATTGAAAATAACTCATTTTGTAAGCAGCAAAAAATTAGAAAGTGGTTGGCATAAAAGCCTTAACAACGATATTAGTTTGAAAAGTGATTCATCatgaaataaaatcaaaggaaAATATACGCACCATAAAAAAATAAAGAACAACTTATTCCCCTCGTATTACATATCAGAGTGACTCCAACTATTGACCCGACCGATAAGCAACTAAAGAAGCACACTACTGTCCTTAACCTCAAGCTCCTACTCAGGTACCTAATTATCTCTActtcaaatgagcacagaggcAACAACACAGAAAAGATGTGAGAATATATTCAAATATTAAGCGGTGCATAAACATTTATGGTAGATTCAAACATTTACACAATTATCCACACAATCAGAAAACACACCAATATCATGTATTCACATCTCACTCGCTTCACAATCATTCAATCACAATTATGCAACATAATGCAACAATGCATCCATCATTGCTTGTCACAGTCCCCATTATGAACCAGACTCGCAACTCAACTCTatatgcatgcggtaccgactcaACGTTTTTTTCTTCATACGAATCGGGACCCAGTCTATGCAAACCCTGAGCCCCTACTCTGAGCTCCAAGCCCCTACTCAAGGATTGAGACAAGTTATTAGTCCCCACTCAGAACTAACAAACATGCCTCTTTTACAACAATAACACATATGATGAATGTCATATAAACATGCAGTACAACCTCACTCTAACTATACATAACCACTCAATACAATAGATATCATAAATGGAATCAGATCCCTTCGTCGTCTTTGGAAATCTTGTCATAAAATCCATGGAAATGTTGTCCCACTTCCACTTAGGAATACTCAACGGTGGCATTAGACCCAACGACTTTTGATGTTTAATCTTCGACTTCTGATAAGTTAGACAAGCATAAACGAATTCAGCTACCCCCTTCTTCATTCTTGGCCACCAAAACATTTTATttaagtcttgatacatctttgTGGCATCGAGATGAATACTCACACCACTCATATGACATTCCTCAAGACTACTCTTCTTAAGCTCTGACAGATATGGTACATAAACCCTGTCTATGAACCTCATCACACCATTTTTGTCGATTTTGAAGTCGCCTCCCTTTCCTTGATTGATTAATACAAGACGATCAACCAATCCATAATCCATTTTCTGACCTTCTTTAATCTCTTCAATAATACCACTAGtcagcttcaacatacccaacCTCACACTATTAGGAGTTTCTTCGCATACCAAACGCATATTTCTGAATTGTTTGATCAACTCTAACTCTCGAACCATAAGCATCGACATATGCAATGACTTTTTACTCAACGTATCAACTATGACATTGTCCTTACCAGGATGGTAACTCAAATCAAAATCATAATCTTTTAGGAATTCGAGCCATCTTCCCTAcctcatattcaattccttctgattgaacaaatacttcaaactcttgtgacCACTAAACACCTCGAATATGGAACCAAACAAATAATGCCTCCAAATTTTCAACATGAACACCACTGCTGCCAAATCCAGATCATGTGTAGGATAATTACTCCCATGGACCCTTAATTGCCTAGAAGCATACGTTACAAACTGGCCAATCTGCATACCTAGGCCCATATTAaaagcatcacaatacacaacaagGATTCATTTGGACTTGGTAAAACCAAAACTGGAGAAAGCGTCAACCtcttcttgagttcttgaaaaCTCTTTTCACACTTAACACTCCACACACAAGCTTGGCCCTTTCGAGTCAACTAGGTCAAAGGCATGGAAACTTCAAAAAACCTTCAATGAATCTTTTGTAGTAACCAGCCAAAATAAGAAAACTTCTCATCTCAGTAAcagacttcagagtctcccattGCAACACAACATCGATCCTTGATGGATCAACCGTaataccaccactagaaatcacacgaccaaggaaactcacctctttcaaccagaactcacacttAGACAACTTCGCATACACCTTTTTATCCTTTAAAGTCTACAACACAACTCTCAGATGCTCCACAGTCTCTTCATCAAATTTTAAATATATCAAAATTCCGTTGATGAACACAACTACAAACTGATCCAAATTCGGACATAATATTATATTCATGTACTCTATGAACACTCCAGACGCATTAGACACTTCAAACGACATAAAAGAATACTCATAATCACCATACCTCATTTTGAACCCTGTCTTCAAAATATGTTTTAGTttcacacgaatctgatgataacccggCTGTAAATCGGTCTTGCTAAACACGCAAGCACCAACCAATTAATCCATCAAATCCTCAATCCTcagaagtggatacttgttcttgtttgtcactttattcagttgtaGATAATCCATACATAACCTCATGCTACCAtttttcttcttcactaacaacaCCGATGTTCCCCACAGTGAAACACTTGGTCGAACAAATTTCTTCTCAATAAGATCTTTTAATTGTTCCTTTAGCTCAGCCTGCTCCGAAGCATACATCCTATAAGGAACCATCGACACAAGACTAGTACCATGTACTAAGTCTATAACAATATTCACCTCACGCTTTGGCGGAAAATCACTGACGCCACCTGGGAATacctcaggaaaatcacacaccacaggTAGATCTGTAATCACCCTCTCGCTTCCCCCACTCAAGGACGCGAGCACAATAAACACTTGAGCAATATCGCTCAGGGACATCTCTACCTGCCTTGCGGTCATCAAACTTGATTCTTCATTCTTTACGGAATCAAGAAATTGCACCAaattatcaaaacaattgataaacatatggttgaactccaaccaattcattcccagaataacGTCAAGATGACTTAGAGGAAAACACACTAAGTCCATCCCAAAATCTTGCCCAAAAATTGTCACCGGACAATTTAAAGACAACAAATAAGTAGTCACC from Lathyrus oleraceus cultivar Zhongwan6 chromosome 1, CAAS_Psat_ZW6_1.0, whole genome shotgun sequence includes:
- the LOC127084303 gene encoding uncharacterized protein LOC127084303, with the translated sequence MFRTWTKAIIPLSKLRAPMHQTYARVAAAPIIEDKVEPIVNLDKMFWAKPCSLALPRDSPLRIDEPDYQGVKRFMLKLMLFYSKQSKSIRGANVVYKRIVSQVDKPLIYEVFNLEKTFKTTFSLLVLHMWFYLRRIKQEGSEGVEFGQYLYEIYNHDVELRVSKAGVNLLLIKWMKELEKIFYGNIVAYDAAILPEAKPGDFASIIWRNIFSDDGSSTPDKAALQSVQALARYAQREVSCMTLTDKEALLSGNFTFTSLKHEIKSKNGHQL
- the LOC127084293 gene encoding root phototropism protein 3, whose protein sequence is MWESESDSAARHKYGDGILTSNKHSVKTQGFLQRGNSWYVATDIPSDFLVQIGEANFHLHKYPLISRSGKMSRIIYESREPDVNKIVMNDIPGGFEAFELAAKFCYGIAVDLTAGNISGLRCSAEYLEMTEDLEEGNLIFKTEAFLSYVVLSSWRDSIVVLKSCEKLSPWSENLQIVRRCSESIAWKACANPKGIRWSYTGRTSSKISSSRWNSSSNNNDMMKDATSPSRNQLVPPDWWFEDVSILRIDHFVRVITAIKVKGMRFELIGAAIMHYATKWLQGLVSETTITFDETSNYGIGNSHSSSSSGSGSNWIKGGGGGLHMVVSGGTRDETSTLQAKEQRMIIESLISIIPPQKDTVSCTFLLRLLRMAIMLKVAPALVTELEKRVGMQFEQATLTDLLIPCYNKGETMMYDVDLVLRLLEHFLVQEQTESSSPKRQSISENHLGSNLNAKARVARLVDSYLTEVSRDRNLSLTKFQVLAEALPESARTCDDGLYRAIDSYLKAHPTLSEHERKRLCRVMDCQKLSIDACMHAAQNERLPLRVVVQVLFAEQVKISTALSNPSLKDVETFTQPMVTNRKTLLEATPQSFQEGWTSAKKDVNTLKFELENVKAKYLELQNDMENLQKQFDKMLKQKQSSAWSSGWKKLSKLTKMTNVQNHDHDISPRSNNLASVEQNRKSTRRWRNSIS